GGNNNNNNNNNNCACTACCCCTTGTGTGGCTGCTGACCCTGGACCCTGTCACTACCCCCTGCGTGGCTGTTGACCCTGGGCCCTGTCACTAGCCCCGCGTGGCTGCTGACCCTGGACCCTGTCGCTGCCCCACGTGTGGCTGCTGACCCTGCACCCGTGGCTGTCCCCACATAAGTACGGCCAGGGCAGACAAGGTTCCCAAATACggcaggaagaaaagaatgaggtATTTCGTGCGTAGTTTCTTACATTCATCACCTGTTCTGAAATGACACTGTTGCGGATGCTGTGGCTTAAAAATTAAACacgtcgggtgcctgggtggctcagttggttaagcgactgccttcagctcaggtcatgatcctggagtcccaggatcgagtcctgcatcgggctccctgctcggcagggagtctgcttctctctctgaacctccctcctctcatactctctctctcattctctctctcaaataaaaaaaaattaaacacgtCATTAAAATTAACGTCACCTGTTCCTTTCACTGCGGCCACTAAACCATCTAAGACTCCCGCCATACCGCGCCGGCTACAGCACTAGACCCCAGGGCGAGGCCCAGGCTCGGCGGGCGCTGGAGGAAGTAAGCGAGCGCCTCCGCGCGGGGAACACACGGAAGCCGCACGTTTGCGGCGTTTGCGTGCGAGGCGTGCGTGAGAGCGGGCGGGGGCGAGACCGGGGGTGGGGCCAGAGGAGCGGGCTGGCGGGAGCGCGCGCAAGGCTGCCTGAGGCGCCAAGGAGCATGCGCGCCCAGGGggcgggagggtggggggggcgaGTCTGGGAAGGGGCGGGGCCGCGTCCTCGCCCTTGACTTCCGCCGCCTGCTGGGGAGACCGCCTGCTGTCGCCAGGCGCGCCACTGAGAGTCGGAGGAGGGGACTTTCCGACCCCGCCCCCAAGTTCCTCCTCTGGCCTATAGGAACTGAGCAGTCCCGCGGGCACCGGAAAGAGGCGGAGCCTCCGCCCTCACTGGGCCTGGCGTCCTGGGCTCACAGCGCCCTCTATTGATGCTCTTAGGAGCCGCATGGAACCCGTCCAGTGCGCTTTGCACTTGGATGAAAAGGGTCGCTCCGCTGGCTTTGGGAAGGGGTCTCCTCACCCAGATCCTAGTGAAGCCCCTCCCCTCAGACACGCATTTTAATGTCATTGAGTAAATTTAGCTAGATAGACCCAAGAAAGGAAAATCTGTTAtaatgctaagttaaagaagctaGCTAGAGTCAAGAGGCTAAACAtggtgattccatttatatgacattttggaaaaggtaaaactacagGAACAGATCAGTGTGGTTGCTAGCGTCTGGACTACAAAGGGACAGTGAAAACAATGAGGATGaggactgtggtgatggttacacaactgtatgcatttgttaaaactcacaTAACCAAAAACTAAAAAGTGTGAATTTTCCcaaatgtaaattatactttaatttttaaaacactaaaaccctttcatttttaaaaacccgagcaggggcacctgggtggctccaaacagttaagcgtttgctttccgctcaggtcatgatcccagggtcctgggatagagccccgcatcaggctccctgctccgcgggaaacctgcttctccctctcccactccccctgcttgtgttccctctcttgctgtctctgtcaaataaataaataaaatctttaaaaaacaaatacgtgagcagaaagcagattggtgtttgccaagggctgggaggagggaagaatggggagaTTAGGGCGTAAGGAGTTCATTTGGAGTGATAGAAAGGTTTTGGAAGTGTATAgaggtggtggttacacaacaatgtgaatatagttAAGTGCCTCTGAATGGTTCACttgaaaatacttaattttaagtTATGtaaatttcatctaaaaaaaattaaaagttctaaaaaaaaaaaacgttcagGCTCCTGCCTGCCTTTCTATTCAACAAGCTCgtggggtgaggggcacctgggtggctcagtcggttaagtggctgccttcggctcaggtcatgatccctgggtcctgggatcgagccccacgtccggctccctgctcggtggagagcctgtttctccctctctgcctgcctacttgtgctttctctctctgtgtcaaataaataaataaaatctttaaaaaaaaaaaaaagctcgtgGGGTGAGATGTGAATTGGCCATTCTGCTCTGGCCTCAGTACCCATGTACCTATCACAATGTGTGCATGAGGAAAAGCAGGAGAAAGGGAAcactttgggggttttttggtttgtttggttttttggggtttttttcagatttatttacctatttgagaaGAGAAAGCGcatgtgcaggggggaggggcagagggagagagtgtcccaagcagactccacactgtgcgtagagcccaatggagggctcgatctcacgaccctgagatcacgacctgagacaatgaaacccagagtcagacgctcaactgactgcgccacccaggcatcccaaggggAACACTGTAAAGCTGTCTCTGCCCATGAAGGATTAGAGAGTTAAAGGTCCACCTCCCTACCCAGTAAGACGAAATGCCCTTGTGCCACTGACTTTCAACTTCAGATGacgaaactgatgctcagagatcAACGGGCGCACCCAAGGAGGAACTGACTGCTGGCAGACAGACTCCAGGACCTTATCTCTTTACCACCACACCAGGAGGTAAtactcccttcccttctgtagctggggagactgaggttcagggaggttaCACAAGATGAGGAAGTGGCAAAGCCTAGTGACAACCAGGACCCCTGAACATCCTGTGTCCTTTCTCTAAGAGATAGGAACCTGTTTTTTGGTGGTTCATTCTCTCCTTGCCTCCCACCCCAACACTATCTCCCCTCTTTGCACGATTGAGGGAATAATCCCAGGGAGTCTGAGGACCCTGACTGCTCATTGCAACACGACACTCAAGCTGGGGGAAGTCATCGTGCTCAGCTACACCCAGTCCCCTCTGGAGGGCCCCAAGAGCACCCCATACTCTAGTCCAGAaagccttccccagcccctcaggACAGCACACACCCAGGAGAcacagaatctaaaaaacaaagtacaaactttattttgtttctttataaaggCACGGTGGCctcttggtttttttccccccactttcttaacaaaatataataGCTTCTCCTTGAACACAAAGACctcaaaattgtaaaaaaaaaaaaaaaacaaaaaacaagaaacaaaaaacagaaaagataaacaaaaccaaaaccaaaaagaaccaacaacaaacaaaacaaagagagagagacaaagacatttTTGGGGTGGAAGATGGGAAAcctggagggagagatggggctgggtggtggtggggagtggcGAATCCTCGTGCTGAGCCgaggccaggaggggaggggagaagggcagcaGCAAACCCCAACCGAGAAGCATCGTAGACCCCCGGGCCCCCGGAGAGCCCCGACCCAGCCAGACCCCCAACCCATGTAAGTGcttaaaggagaaaggaaaaaaaccaaaaagaggagggaaggagtcaAAAACTGACCATCtagggctggctctggggagggcagaataccttggggttttgtttgattttccctgttcttaaaaacatgtttaaatgaaaaaatgctttTTGGCGGAGAGAGGCCAGGCACCTGTGTCAGCTTCCCCCGGCCTCCGGGGCGAGGCCCAGCCCCAGGTGTCCCGGTGCTCCCACGCGCTCCTGCCACCCCAGCCCCCGGGACCTCAGGTCAGGTGGCTTCGCTCCAAGGTGGATTTACAGTATTGAAAAAGAGGTCATAAAAGAGACCCAAATGACGTCGTAATTTTGTAAAAATTCCTCACTCGTTCACCTGCGTTGCTCCCTGTTGCTGCCCCACCGGCCCCCTCCAGCCccaagaagggaaaggagggctggggggtggtcagggaagcccCCCGTTCCCTGCTGGCTCCTCCCGGCTCTGGTCCATGGCGTCGCTGTCCGAGGCCTCCGAATCGGAGGCAGTGTCAGAGGCGTGGGCCTCAGGGAGGCTGCGGCCCGGCTTCACGATGACCGCTCGccgctgctcctcctcctgctcccgcCTTTCCTGGGTGCCCTCGATGTGCTGGAtcgcctgggggggggggccaggcTGTGATGAGGGCGGCCGGGgacacgcgcacacacacccccccctccgccccagaAAGGCCCACAAGGAAGCCTAGCAACACAGCAGCCGGCCTGCCCAGCGGTCAGAATGCCTCGGCTAAGCCGAAAAACTCCTAGGGGATCACAGTGCAGGGTCGCCTGGGAGTCACAAGTGTCcctcatttatatatttcaaagtgCCTGTTCACTTATGCAAGGTCTCTGTTATTAACTTTATTAGTCAATTTGCTGGGTTTATGTGCAACTACAGTTGCAGGGGttgatggggtttttttgtttagttctttctttttgtgatgCTGTTGGGTCTCCCAAGGGGGGCCATGCAAAGCTGGGCCCAGCAGAGACTTCGGGCCTGACCCACGGAGCTGATCGATCATCTCGTTTCTTCCTCCTGTGCAGGAGGCTTAACTGTCCCCCAGCCAGCCACTGCCATCGGCACCCCGCCCCGGGTCCTGGGAGATGGAGCTGAGAGGAAGCTCTGGACCAACccaagagctggatgcaggaACTTGACCACAGGGGGCTCAGGGAGCAAAGAGCCCTCTCAGCAAATCCCATAGAGGGAAGGAACGGGGTCTTCCAGGCCATGCTGTCCCCTGCCCATTCTCTGCCCTAAACCTTCTCCAGAGCCACCTCCCACCGCAGACACAGAAAGGGAGACGCGGGAATGGACACAAAGGGCCCGTTCCCACATGATGCCCCGTCCCCAAGCCCAGGTACCTGCACGATGGTGTCCAGGTTTTGCCGGGACGTGGAAACAGAGTTGATGACCGAGGAGGGGCCCATGGTGACAACGTTgatgtggtgggagggagggggtggtgccGGCACGATCACtgtggggtggtgggtgggagccGGAGGGGGCAGGAGCTGCAAGACAGAGGCCCTCAGTCTTTTTCCAAAGGTTCTAGGAACTGCCCCTTCCCTTTTGTCCTTCTGTCGCTCACAGAGGGATGGCCCTCGAAACCATCTGCTTCGAGAGAGCCTCTGCCAACCACCCCAGCCCTTGAACTCCTTCACTCACAGAGGGCCAGGTTGTGCTCCAcccttcttattttaaaaatgagggaaaggTTGGTCCAGAGAGGGCCTTCTCAGCCATCTGAGATCCCGTGGCCCCTTCACTCTCCAGCACCAAGCAAGCACTTCAATAGCTAATAAATCCAGtggttgtggggtgcctgggtggctcagtcggttaagcatccaactcttgatttcggctcaggtcatgatctcggggttgtgagatcgagcccccgcatcaggctcctcactcagcagggagtctgcttcagagtctctctcctgctccctctgcccctccccccactcgtgcttgctctcgctctctaaaataagtaaataaaaaatttattaaaagtaggagcgcctgggtggctcagtcgttaagcatgtgacttcggcttgggtcatgatcccaggctcctgggatcgagccgcacgtcgggctccctgctcggcaggaagcctgcttctccctctcccactccccctgcttgtgttcctgctctcgctatttctctctctgtcaaataaataaataaaatcttcaaaaaaaattttttaagtaaataaatcttaaaaaaaaaatacactgtttGTCAAGAGTGTGGACTCTGGATTTCGACGGCCATGCCATTGAGGATCACGAGTGGGCATGTAATGTAACCTTTCCGCGCCTCAATTTTgccatcagtaaaatgggaagaataagaGCTCAGGCCTCAAAGGGCGGTTACAAGGCTTCAACGTAATAACACATGCAGGACACCTGGGAGCCAGTAACCTTAGGCCCTGAGTCTGCCCCGCCGGGGCCCAGAGGCACTGATGCTGCAGGCAAAagcccctcccagcacctcctgcTCACCTGGGTCCGCAGGTGCTGCTGTTCCCGCTCCAGTTTCTCCTGGTGCAGCAGCCGCacctgctcctgctgctgctgcagctgcaCCTGCTGTGCGATCACCTTGAGCTTTTCCGGATACATGTGGGCCTCCAGCGAGCGCACCTGGGGGCAGGACAATAGGTTCGGGGCAGGGCTCGGACCACACCCCGGCGCCTCCCCCCACCGCGAGCAGGGCCCTCAGGACTGCTGAGGTCAGCCTCCCCAAGCTCTGTCCTTCGCCAAGAGACCATTCGCTCCTGCTGCAAACCCTAGCATGGAGCTTGTCCACCCTCGGGGTAGAGACCAAAGTCCTTAGAGCAGCCTGCCGGGCTCGCCATGACTCACCTCCTCTCCTGCCACGGCCTCCCTCATGCCgtgctccctcccacctccaggcccCTGCCCATGCTGCTCTGTGCAGAGCACCCTTCTCGCCTCTCTGCACCGTTAACTTCGAGACTTGACCTCCCAACCTCAGCTCAAGTCACTTCCACGGAGAAGCCGTAGGGCAGCCTCCCTGGTTCCCCAGTGCCCACCACTGGCACGTGGCCTTTATTACagctgtgtttttattattttttttaagatgttatttatttatttaagaaagagcgagagcacatgCATGCGCAGAcaagggggggaagggggatgggacagagggagagggacaagcagactccccgctgagcagcgagcaaGACGtggggatggatcccaggaccctgggatcgtgacctgagccgaaggcagaggcttaactgactgagcccccgaGACACCCCACAGCTGTGTTTTTACAGTGTGAGATCCTCTAATgttcccccaccccatgcagaCAGTGACCCTGAAGAAAGGGAGCCGTCTGCTTTGCTCCCGGCTGGGTCCCTCACTCTCaggcctggcacaaagcaggtgCGCCTGTAAATAACTGCTCAACCCAGCAGCCTCACCTGCTCCTCCAGCATCATGCGCACCGAGCGCTCCTTGTCCAGTTGCTGCCTCAGCTCGATCATCTCCCGGCGCAGGTCCTCCGCCTTCTCGTCCTCCCAGATGTCTGGCGACCCGATGCCCT
The sequence above is drawn from the Neomonachus schauinslandi chromosome 5, ASM220157v2, whole genome shotgun sequence genome and encodes:
- the TFAP4 gene encoding transcription factor AP-4 — translated: MEYFMVPTQKVPSLQHFRKTEKEVIGGLCSLANIPLTPETQRDQERRIRREIANSNERRRMQSINAGFQSLKTLIPHTDGEKLSKAAILQQTAEYIFSLEQEKTRLLQQNTQLKRFIQELSGSSPKRRRAEDKDEGIGSPDIWEDEKAEDLRREMIELRQQLDKERSVRMMLEEQVRSLEAHMYPEKLKVIAQQVQLQQQQEQVRLLHQEKLEREQQHLRTQLLPPPAPTHHPTVIVPAPPPPSHHINVVTMGPSSVINSVSTSRQNLDTIVQAIQHIEGTQERREQEEEQRRAVIVKPGRSLPEAHASDTASDSEASDSDAMDQSREEPAGNGGLP